The following is a genomic window from Bombina bombina isolate aBomBom1 chromosome 3, aBomBom1.pri, whole genome shotgun sequence.
gactgtgcaaaattttaaatcggaaagtgtcttaaaacgacaTGCTCTTTCTTTCTAAatcctaaaactttattttgacttgagtgtcccttttaaaatgcCATATTTGGAAGGAATAAAATAGATGGAACATTCTTAAGGCAGGCTCAtacataaccacaaaaaaaaatacCCCATGTCTGCAAGTATTGTTTGTAATCACAGTAAAAACAAGGGTTACAATACAAAGCCAATatcagtgtaaagctcctaacacagccccattgattcctatggggaaacacattttatgtctacacctaacaccctaacatgaaccccgagtctaaacaccccaaatattacacttattaacccctaatctgccgcccccgacatcgccgacacctgcataatattattaacccctaatctgctgctccggacaccgccgccacctacattatagttatgaacccctaatctgctgcccccaacatcgccgaaccctacattatatttattaacccctaatctgccacccccaatgtcgccgcaacctacctacacttattaacccctaatctgctgcccacaaagtcgccgccactatattaaaggattactttctgttataatttttaagctaaacaactaacatattaaagttaataaacattaattaaaacctactgacctatattttctccaaaacgaagtttcataacgttctaaaagttatatcttttattcgccgatgatgtcacgttatcctgcccactattttcagcactgcatgttcaaaatacttaaaccaataactttgtgtttaaagcgtcattttgaaacctaggtattgtaaacggattggtacagagcaaaggatacccacggagtgggtttgtaaaacaattaaatttgcagacaagatttctgatatacggtagagatatgttaatgaaatgctattgataaaaagcgtatttggggtagttagttagtaacaggcaaaacctaagtctaaccctaacatccccctaacttaaatataatttaaataaaattactatcattaactacattattcctatttaaaactaaatacttacctataaaataaaccctaagctagctacaatataactaatagttacattgtagctagctttggatttatttttatattacaggcaactttgtatttattttaactaggtagaatagttattaacgatttaatagctacctagttaaaataaattcaaatttacctgtaaaataaatcctaacctaagttacaattacacctaacactacactataattaaattaattacctaaactaaatacaattaaatacaatttaaaaaaaatgatctaaagtacggaaaaaaaaaacactaaattacagaaaataataaaataattacaagtttttttaaactaattacacttaatctgatccccctaataaaataaaaaagccccccaaaataataaaaagcccaccctatactaaattacaaatagcccttaaaagggccttttgcgttgcattgccccaaagtaatcagctcttttacctgtaaaaaaaaagtacaataccccccaacattaaaacccacacacccaaccctactctaaaacccacccaatccccccttaataaaacctaacactaacccctttaagatcaccctaccttgagaagtcttcacccagccgggccgaagtcctcaatgaagctgggcgaagtggtcctccagacgggcagaagtcttcatcaaagtcagccagaagaggtcctccagacgggcagaagtcttcatccaggcggcatcttctatcttcatccatccggcgcgtagcggctccatattcaagacatccgacgcagagcatccttttccaactgaagaatgaaggttcctttaaatgacgtcatccaagatggcgtcccttcaattccgattggctgatagaattctatcagccaattggaattaaggtagaaaatatcctattgtctgattggatcatccaatacaattgaacttcaatccaattggctgattgcatcagccaataggattttttctacccgtctggaggacctcttctggctgacttcgatgaagacttctgcccgtctggaggaccacttcgcccggcttcgttgaggactttggcccggctaggtgatcttcaaggggttagtgttaggttttattaagagggtattgggtgggttttagagtagggttgggtggtgggttttaatgttgggggggtattgtacttttttttacaggtaagggctatttgtaatttaatatagggtagggctttttattattttggggggcttttttattttattagggggattagattaggtgtaactagtttaaaaaacttgtaattattttattattttctgtataattttttttaattgtatttagtttaggtaattaatttaattatagtgtagtgttaggtgtaattgtaacttaagttaggatttattttacaggtaaatttgtctttattttaactaggtagttattaaatagttaataactatttaataactattctacctagataaaaataaatacaaatttgcctgtaaaataaaaataaatcctaagatagctacaatgtaactattagttatattgtagctattttagggtttattttataggtaagtatttagttttaaaaaggaataatttaattaatgttagttattttatatagatttatttacattatatttaagttagggggtgttagggttagggatagacttaggtttaggggttaatacatttaatatagtagcggcgacattgggggcggcagattaggggttaataaatgtaggtaggtgtcggcgatgttatggactgcagattaggggttaatacaattaaagtagtgtttgcgatgcgggagggcggcggtttaggggttaatatatttttatagtggcggtgatgtccggttcggcagattagtggttaatttttttttattgtttgcaatgtggtggggctcggtttaggggttaataggtagattatgggtgttagtgtactttttagcattttagttaatagttttatgctatggcgttagcccataaaactcttaactactgacttttaaatgcggtaccaggcttgacaggagagggtgtaccgctcactttttggaagactcgtaataccggcgttatgcaagtcccatggaaaatataggatacgcaatttacgtaagtggatttgcggtattaccgagtctggccaaaaaagtgagcggtacacctgtcatttcaagacttgtaataccggcgttaggaaaaaagcagcgttgggacctctcaacactgctttttaaggctaacgcaagactcgtaatctcgctgacAGTTTCTATCTAATGTGCAAAAtaattcttgcaaagctgctgccctaTAGTTCTCACATGTACACTACGTAGATATCCCATCTTTCCCTATGTAAAAACCCTGTAATTTCTCAATAAATAAAACTAACAGGCATGTTTTACagaaatgtgatttatttataaatagatcctTGTGCATAAATATCATCTTTCATTAAAAATACCTTACATAGTATCATAGAAAAACCTGTAATCAAGATTATTTCTAGCTGCTCCATTCAAACGTCAGCAGTAAATTCAGggcttagttaaaaaaaacaaaatgttactTCTTTTATCAAGTGTACCtcgttttttggtatcctttggtgtaacTGAGCTCATTTGCATAGCATCATACTGAGGTAGGCCAGAAGTATGCACGTatgttgagcactatatggcagcagtggccTCACCAGGGTGGGGCACTAGCCACCCCAGCATAATGGCTGCCCCATCCCCCCCACTGTGACCCTCCCTTGCTTTTCCCACAACCACCTGCTTATGGATTCCCCAGCTTCATTCAGTCAAACACACAGCACGCCCTATCCCCAAATGCGGCACGCCTGGTCCCAACCCTGTTGCGGTCTTGCCACCAAAACACCAGTTGGCCTGTAACAAGTTGTCCTCATATTATTACTTTCTGACGATGCCActgtgtggcagcagtgtttgcaaatgctccaagcctacctcagtatgctgtgaTAGAAAGAAGTTACGTtctaacaaagcataccaaaaaatAGAGGTGAATTAGGTAATGTAAGTATACTGgagttttatttaaaattgtactctctatctgaaatTTGTGACTTGCATGTCCCATTAATTAATGAGACTTTACTCGATTTACTAACCTCTGGTCTGTTTGCTGCTATGAAGGTGTTAATTTACAGCTAAagcatttattaattttttaacaaatgatacaacaAAACTATTACTTCTAATAGCCTGAGAAAGAAGAAAATGCGAGCATCTCAAACTATTTTACAATTGTaatgatttctttttttctttttttgtagtttAAGTGCTTTATTAGTGACATACAAAACTATACTTTTCTTTATACAGAAGTTGGTCCATTTACTCATGGAGCAGACACCGAATATCTAACAATGACGTGGCTGCTGAATAATGTacagtctcttcagtaggacagtcttctccagagtTGGTCTTGGCTTTTGGTGAGCTATCTGTGCTGCTTCTGCTGGAAACTCATGGCTGAGCTTCTCAAGTGCACCAGCCAAGATATTCATTGCCTGCATCCGTGTCATATTCATGCTAGAGCTTTGTTTTTCAGAGATCTTCTTTGCATGTTTTTCAGGCATCACATTTTCATAATTTCCTTGCTTTTTGGAAACCCTCATTCCTCCAGCCTTAACTGCTGGCAGGTGCCCACCCTTCAAAGAAGAAATATTCATCTTCAATTCTGAAGCCATCGTATTTACCGTGTGATACTAACTTGTTTACTCTACAATTGTAATGATTTCTTAAGTCAACTCACCTCACTGCAATATTCCCATCCGTAGaatacacagggctagattacaagtggagggcaaacTATTAAGCTTGAGCAATAAGGAGTTTATCGCGAGCATTTGCGGTCGCCGGGCTTATTGCTTTATTacgggttgaaagtaaatgcgattgcttgagcgcaatagcgatttacgctagaatgattaccgcaacttcagagctctggttaactgtttcgcgaaacataaaagttgcacaaaacacatcaaaaatatattacaaagtacagttacactcataattatactatttaataaaaacatattcacaaaaatattgcacacaaaagttataagggctcaaagatatgggggcatatttatgatgtccgctgcacattgattaatgccgacagcatatgctctctgcatttatcattgcaccagcagttcttgggaactgctggtgcaatggcgccccctgcagatttgcggccaatcagccgctagcagggggtttcaatcaacccaatcgtattcgatcgggttgatttctgtccggcgcctcagagcaggtggacaggttatggagcagcggtcttcagaccgctgcttcataacttctgtttccggcgagccccatggtctcaggtgttaggaaaaaaaggcagacaaagggctttaacataaaaatacatacgTATGCATGTCtaaatgcatatgtatgtataaatgtatacagtgtatgtgtatatatgtatttacagacatatatacacaaatacatatgtagacatatatacaaatgcatTGAAGTAATTTgtagatgaaagcatgtaaaaaggaaatttatgcttacctgataaatgtatttcttttacgatatgacgagtccacggatttcatctttacttatgggatctcgcctcctggtcagcaggaggaggcaaagagctccacagcagagctgcatatatagctcctcccatccctcccactccagtcattcgaccgaagttaggaagagaaaggaaaagccaaggagcagaggtgactgaagtttaacaagaATAAAAACCTGTCCTAGAAATtcaaaagggtgggccgtggattcgtcatatcgtaaaagaaataaatttatcaggtaagcataaatttccttatcttttacaagatatgacgagtccacggatttcatccttacttatgggttacaataccaaagctataggacacggatgaaagggagggacaagacaggaacctaaacagaaggcactactgcttgaagcaaaagtatcaaatttgtaaaatttggaaaaagtatgaagagacgaccaagttgcagccttgcaaatctgttcaacagaagcatcatttttaaatgcccatgaggaagccacagccctagtagaatgagccgtaattcgttctggaggatgctgtccagcagtctcatatgcaagacggatgatactcctcagccaaaaagaaagagaggtagccgtagctttctgacccctacgtttcccagcaaaaacaacaaataatgaagatgtttgatgaaaatccttagtcgcctgcaagtaaaactttaaggcacgaaccacgtccaagttatgtaacatacgctccttcttagaagaagggttaggacataatgaaggaacaacaatttcctgattaatattcttgttagaaacaaccttaggaagaaaaccaagtttggtacgtaacaccaccttatcagaatggaaaataagataaggagaatcacattgtaatgccgaaagctcagaaactctgcgagcagaagaaatagcaac
Proteins encoded in this region:
- the LOC128651760 gene encoding death-associated protein-like 1-A, with amino-acid sequence MASELKMNISSLKGGHLPAVKAGGMRVSKKQGNYENVMPEKHAKKISEKQSSSMNMTRMQAMNILAGALEKLSHEFPAEAAQIAHQKPRPTLEKTVLLKRLYIIQQPRHC